A region from the bacterium genome encodes:
- a CDS encoding valine--tRNA ligase, producing the protein MSKIELPKNYDPKSSEAKWLEAWEQNRYFHADPNSAKRKYTIVIPPPNVTGVLHLGHALNNTMQDIMIRYKRMSGFETEWLPGIDHAGIATQVVVEKQVIKDGQTREGLGRDAFLQRVWDWKKKNGDTILRQLRLMGCSCDWERTRFTMDEGLSRAVLEVFVRLYDKGLIYRGTYIVNWCPRCGTTLSDDELEREDRDSSLWYIKYPLEDKSGYIVVPTTRPETMLGDTGIAVNPKDKRHAKSIGKRAVLPLIGRILPVVGDAYIDMEFGTGAMKVTPAHDANDFEIGRRHNLATVKVIDKEGKITAEGGPYAGLDRYEARKRIVRDLEAQGLIDKIEPYKLGAAVCYRCNTIIEPFLSEQWFVKMSELAPPAIAAVRDGRIQFHPPHWSKVYLHWMENIRPWCISRQLWWGHRIPVWYKNGSDEVYVGATPPSGEYRQDEDVLDTWFSSWLWPFSTFGWPEKTDELRAFYPTDSLFTASEIIFLWVARMVMAGCEFMGEIPFSDVYIHGTVRDAQGRRMSKSLGNGIDPLDVIAEHGADALRLSLVLAAPEGQDPNVGPATFELGRNFANKLWNASRLVLANQGEDPRPRPLALTVPDDQLHLADRWILSRLAAAIETVTGQLDEFKFNAAAKSLYDFVWSDYCDWYLELVKQRFQKGTPDEQEVARAVSLHVLHHIVRLMHPAAPFVTEELWATMRPLLTDAPAHVAVAPWPTADAARRDSRLDAEMQHAFDVIVGIRGIRSQMNIPPGREIDCIVKVDTDVLLASLKHLEANIRALAKIGNLTVDKKIKKPIPSATAVIRDAEIIIPLEGLIDLEAERKRLEKELKHNTEQLERINKKLSNADFLANAPADVVDKEKAKRDSFEAMVKKLESNLEQLVGW; encoded by the coding sequence ATGAGCAAGATCGAACTGCCGAAAAACTACGACCCCAAATCTTCCGAAGCCAAATGGCTGGAGGCGTGGGAACAGAACCGCTACTTCCACGCCGACCCGAATTCCGCCAAGCGGAAGTACACGATCGTCATTCCGCCGCCCAACGTGACCGGCGTACTACACCTTGGCCATGCGCTCAACAACACGATGCAGGATATCATGATCCGCTACAAGCGCATGTCTGGCTTCGAGACCGAATGGCTGCCGGGCATCGATCATGCCGGCATCGCCACCCAGGTCGTGGTCGAAAAGCAGGTCATCAAGGACGGCCAAACCCGCGAGGGGCTCGGACGCGACGCCTTCCTTCAACGCGTCTGGGACTGGAAAAAGAAAAACGGCGACACGATCCTGCGCCAGTTGCGGCTGATGGGCTGCTCCTGCGACTGGGAGCGCACCCGCTTCACCATGGACGAGGGGCTCTCACGCGCGGTGTTGGAAGTCTTCGTTCGCCTCTACGACAAAGGCCTGATCTACAGGGGTACCTACATCGTCAACTGGTGCCCGCGTTGCGGCACGACGCTCTCCGACGATGAACTCGAACGCGAGGACCGCGATTCCAGTCTCTGGTACATCAAGTATCCGCTGGAAGACAAGTCCGGCTACATCGTCGTGCCGACCACCCGCCCCGAAACCATGCTCGGCGACACCGGCATCGCGGTCAATCCGAAAGACAAGCGCCACGCCAAATCGATCGGCAAGCGCGCGGTCCTGCCGCTGATCGGACGGATCCTGCCGGTGGTCGGCGACGCTTACATCGACATGGAGTTCGGCACCGGGGCGATGAAGGTCACGCCCGCGCATGACGCCAACGACTTCGAAATCGGCCGCCGCCACAATCTCGCGACCGTCAAAGTGATCGACAAGGAAGGTAAGATCACCGCCGAGGGCGGGCCCTATGCCGGGCTTGACCGTTACGAGGCCCGTAAACGCATCGTGCGCGACCTCGAAGCCCAGGGCCTGATCGACAAGATTGAGCCGTACAAACTCGGCGCCGCGGTCTGCTACCGCTGCAACACCATCATCGAACCCTTCCTCTCCGAGCAGTGGTTCGTGAAGATGTCCGAACTGGCCCCGCCGGCGATCGCCGCGGTGCGCGATGGGAGGATCCAATTCCATCCACCCCATTGGTCGAAAGTCTACCTGCACTGGATGGAGAACATCCGTCCCTGGTGCATCTCCCGCCAACTCTGGTGGGGGCACCGGATCCCGGTCTGGTACAAAAACGGCAGCGACGAAGTGTATGTCGGCGCCACACCGCCCTCCGGCGAGTACCGGCAGGATGAGGATGTCCTCGATACGTGGTTTTCCTCCTGGCTCTGGCCGTTTTCGACCTTCGGCTGGCCGGAGAAGACCGATGAATTGCGCGCCTTCTATCCGACCGATTCGCTGTTCACCGCCTCCGAGATCATCTTCCTCTGGGTGGCGCGCATGGTGATGGCCGGCTGCGAGTTCATGGGCGAGATTCCGTTCTCGGATGTCTACATCCACGGCACCGTGCGCGATGCGCAGGGACGGCGCATGTCGAAGTCGCTGGGCAACGGCATCGATCCGCTCGATGTCATCGCCGAGCATGGCGCCGATGCGCTGCGTCTGTCGCTGGTTTTGGCCGCCCCTGAAGGTCAGGACCCCAATGTCGGGCCCGCCACCTTTGAACTGGGACGCAACTTCGCCAACAAACTCTGGAACGCTTCGCGTCTGGTGCTGGCCAATCAGGGCGAGGATCCCCGGCCGCGCCCGCTGGCGTTGACGGTTCCCGATGATCAACTCCACCTGGCCGATCGTTGGATCTTAAGCCGTCTGGCCGCCGCCATCGAGACCGTTACCGGGCAACTGGATGAGTTCAAGTTCAACGCCGCCGCCAAGTCGCTTTACGATTTCGTCTGGTCCGACTACTGCGATTGGTACCTGGAGCTGGTCAAGCAGCGGTTCCAGAAGGGGACACCCGACGAGCAGGAGGTGGCGCGCGCGGTCTCGCTCCATGTCCTGCACCACATCGTGCGGCTGATGCACCCGGCCGCGCCCTTTGTGACCGAGGAACTCTGGGCGACCATGCGTCCCTTGCTGACCGATGCGCCCGCCCATGTCGCCGTCGCCCCGTGGCCGACCGCCGATGCCGCGCGACGCGACAGCCGGCTGGATGCTGAGATGCAGCATGCTTTCGATGTCATCGTCGGCATCCGCGGCATCCGTTCGCAGATGAACATCCCGCCCGGACGCGAAATCGACTGCATCGTCAAGGTCGACACCGATGTCCTCCTGGCCAGTCTGAAGCATCTGGAGGCCAACATCCGCGCCCTGGCGAAAATCGGCAACCTGACCGTCGACAAGAAAATCAAAAAGCCGATCCCGTCGGCGACCGCCGTCATCCGCGACGCCGAAATCATCATCCCCCTCGAGGGGTTGATCGATCTGGAGGCGGAACGCAAACGGCTGGAAAAGGAACTCAAACACAACACCGAGCAGTTGGAACGGATTAACAAAAAACTCTCCAACGCCGACTTTCTCGCCAACGCCCCCGCCGACGTGGTCGACAAGGAGAAGGCCAAACGCGACAGCTTCGAGGCGATGGTCAAAAAGCTCGAATCCAACCTCGAGCAATTGGTCGGCTGGTAA
- a CDS encoding DUF4139 domain-containing protein produces the protein MRRLIIASALVGWLQVTPVAAGVQITIYNDNLALVKDTRQLDYQRGIFDLAFTDVASAIDATSVSFAAVRSPGEVILLEQNYRYDLVSSERILEKYIDKTIRVMNKEGKVHEGVLLAADPAALTLRLPDGGLVIISRTEIVDLSFPSLPEGLITRPTLVWKLNSNLEGKHASEVRYLTSQISWNAQYVANIAASEDALDLSGWVSIDNHSGATYDDAAIKLIAGDVNRVRPPMPRGKAAMEMLAYADAAGFEERTFFEYHLYTLDRPSTIRDNEIKQLSLFAPARVKAQKIFTYDGARDNTKVRVSMEFMNSKEAGLGIPLPRGTIRVMKADTDGSLEFVGEDQIDHTPKDEKVRAFLGNAFDIVGERVQTAQRNISSRVSEEDFVIKLRNHKTETVVVTVIEHNYGDWRIVQESHKHTKKDAAKAEWEITVPADGETVLTYTARRTW, from the coding sequence ATGCGCCGCCTCATTATCGCCAGCGCGCTCGTCGGCTGGCTCCAGGTGACGCCGGTTGCCGCCGGCGTGCAGATCACGATCTACAACGACAACCTCGCGCTGGTCAAAGACACCCGCCAGCTCGACTACCAACGCGGCATCTTCGATCTGGCCTTCACCGATGTCGCCTCCGCCATCGATGCGACCTCGGTGTCGTTTGCGGCCGTCCGCTCGCCCGGCGAGGTCATCCTCCTGGAGCAGAACTATCGCTACGACCTGGTCTCCTCCGAAAGGATTCTCGAGAAGTACATCGACAAGACCATCCGCGTGATGAACAAGGAAGGAAAGGTGCACGAGGGCGTGCTGTTGGCCGCCGACCCCGCGGCGCTGACCCTTCGCCTGCCCGATGGCGGGCTGGTGATCATCAGCCGCACCGAAATCGTCGACTTAAGCTTCCCCTCGCTGCCCGAGGGCCTGATCACCCGCCCCACACTGGTCTGGAAGCTGAATTCCAACCTCGAAGGCAAACATGCCTCCGAGGTGCGTTACCTGACTTCGCAGATCAGCTGGAACGCGCAGTATGTCGCTAACATTGCCGCTTCCGAGGATGCGCTCGATTTGTCCGGATGGGTCTCCATCGACAACCACTCGGGCGCCACCTATGATGATGCGGCCATCAAGTTGATCGCCGGCGATGTCAACCGCGTGCGTCCCCCGATGCCGCGCGGCAAGGCGGCGATGGAGATGCTCGCCTACGCCGATGCCGCCGGCTTCGAGGAGAGAACATTCTTCGAATACCATCTCTACACCCTCGACCGTCCGTCCACCATTCGCGACAACGAGATCAAGCAGTTGTCGCTGTTTGCCCCGGCGCGGGTCAAGGCGCAAAAGATCTTCACCTACGATGGCGCGCGCGACAACACCAAGGTCCGGGTCTCGATGGAATTCATGAACTCGAAGGAGGCCGGCCTCGGCATTCCGCTGCCGCGCGGCACGATCCGCGTCATGAAGGCCGACACCGACGGCTCCCTCGAATTCGTCGGCGAGGACCAGATCGACCACACACCCAAAGACGAAAAGGTCCGCGCCTTCCTCGGCAACGCCTTCGACATCGTCGGCGAACGCGTGCAGACCGCCCAGCGCAACATCTCCAGCCGGGTCTCGGAAGAGGATTTCGTGATCAAGTTGCGCAACCACAAGACCGAAACGGTCGTGGTCACGGTGATCGAGCACAACTACGGCGACTGGCGGATTGTCCAGGAGTCGCACAAGCACACCAAAAAGGACGCGGCCAAGGCCGAGTGGGAGATCACCGTGCCCGCCGATGGCGAAACCGTGCTGACCTATACCGCGCGCCGGACCTGGTAG